A genomic region of Mesorhizobium sp. NZP2077 contains the following coding sequences:
- the argH gene encoding argininosuccinate lyase, protein MSDKKTSNQMWGGRFASGPAAIMEAINASISFDRKLYAQDIRGSIAHSEMLAQTGIISAADQEKIAHGLNTILKEIEAGIFEFSTRLEDIHMNVEARLADLIGPAAGRLHTARSRNDQVAVDLRLWVKDECFRVAEALKGLITALLERAEQHAATVMPGFTHMQAAQPVTFGHHCMAYVEMFSRDLSRVRDAIERMDESPLGAAALAGTSFPIDRHQTAKALGFREPMRNSLDSVSDRDFALEFLGMAAICATHLSRLAEEIIIWSTPQFGFIRLSDSFSTGSSIMPQKKNPDAAELVRGKTGRVNGHLVGLLTVMKGMPLTYGKDMQEDKESVFDAAETLDLMLAAMTGMVSDMTVNAAAMKKAAGSGHATATDLADWLVRTLGLPFREAHHVTGRAVALAEEKKVSLEKLSLEDLQSINPGITSDIFSVLAVQNSVKSRTSFGGTAPSEVRKQIRYWKKRLAKD, encoded by the coding sequence ATGAGCGACAAGAAGACCAGCAACCAGATGTGGGGCGGACGATTTGCCTCGGGTCCGGCCGCGATCATGGAAGCGATCAACGCCTCGATCTCGTTCGACCGCAAACTCTACGCGCAGGACATCCGCGGCTCCATCGCCCATAGCGAAATGCTGGCGCAAACGGGCATTATTTCGGCGGCCGATCAAGAAAAAATCGCTCACGGGCTGAACACGATCCTGAAAGAGATCGAGGCCGGCATATTCGAGTTTTCGACCAGGCTGGAAGACATCCACATGAATGTCGAAGCGCGCCTTGCCGACCTGATCGGCCCGGCCGCCGGCCGCCTGCACACCGCGCGTTCGCGCAACGACCAGGTGGCGGTCGACCTGAGGCTCTGGGTCAAGGACGAATGCTTTCGCGTCGCCGAGGCGTTGAAGGGGCTGATCACTGCGCTGCTCGAGCGGGCCGAGCAACATGCCGCGACCGTGATGCCGGGCTTTACCCACATGCAGGCGGCGCAGCCGGTGACCTTCGGCCATCACTGCATGGCCTATGTCGAGATGTTTTCGCGCGACCTGTCGCGCGTGCGCGATGCTATCGAGCGCATGGACGAGAGCCCGCTGGGTGCGGCGGCGCTTGCCGGCACCAGCTTCCCGATCGACCGCCATCAGACCGCCAAGGCGCTCGGCTTCCGCGAGCCGATGCGCAATTCGCTGGACAGCGTCTCCGATCGCGATTTCGCGCTGGAATTCCTCGGCATGGCTGCGATCTGCGCCACGCATCTGTCGCGGCTGGCTGAGGAGATCATCATCTGGTCGACGCCGCAATTCGGCTTCATCAGGCTGTCGGACTCGTTTTCCACCGGCTCCTCGATCATGCCGCAGAAGAAGAACCCTGACGCCGCAGAATTGGTGCGCGGCAAGACAGGCCGCGTCAACGGCCATCTGGTCGGCCTGTTGACGGTGATGAAAGGCATGCCTTTGACCTATGGCAAGGACATGCAGGAAGACAAGGAATCGGTGTTCGATGCCGCCGAGACACTCGACCTGATGCTGGCGGCGATGACAGGCATGGTCTCGGACATGACAGTCAACGCAGCCGCGATGAAGAAGGCCGCCGGCTCCGGCCACGCGACCGCGACCGACCTCGCCGACTGGCTGGTGCGCACGCTCGGCCTGCCGTTCCGCGAGGCGCATCATGTCACCGGCCGCGCGGTGGCGTTGGCCGAGGAGAAAAAGGTGAGCCTGGAGAAGCTTTCGCTGGAGGACCTGCAGTCAATCAACCCCGGTATCACATCGGATATTTTCTCGGTGCTGGCGGTGCAGAACTCGGTCAAGAGTCGCACCAGTTTCGGCGGCACCGCGCCGTCGGAAGTGAGGAAGCAGATTCGCTATTGGAAAAAGCGACTGGCGAAAGATTGA